The Streptomyces aurantiacus genome includes a region encoding these proteins:
- a CDS encoding family 43 glycosylhydrolase, producing MLASAATQPATAAEGRPYTNPVKAQKGADPWLEYYNGNYYLVTTSFTGVLTMRKSPTLAGLSVAPSVQVWSDTTATRNTNIWAPELHFLDGRWYLYYSAGQSGVACCDSQRTHVLESAGSDPMGPYTYKNQLSGSNLTPGGWLIDASVLKHDNKLYLLGSGFINGSTQSLVIAPMSNPYTLSSSTFSIISSPTLSWETSGGAVNEGPEPLYHDGRTFLTFSASHCQTADYKLGQLELTGTNPLLASAWTKKQTPVFQRNDAAGVYGPGHNGFFKSPDGTEDWIVYHANNSANGGCGNGRTTRAQKVNWNADGTPDFGTPAALGTTLPGPSGETAATPTAYTLVNRNSGKCLDVEGGGTADGTNIFQWTCTGGANQKWRIEDLGDDTSRLVNVATGKVMDTAECSTADGADLRQWSWLNNKCQKFRLVYTATGDHVRIVNESTGKVADVAACGTANGTDVRQWSWLNNNCQQWQFRPTT from the coding sequence ATGCTGGCCTCCGCCGCCACGCAGCCCGCCACGGCCGCGGAGGGGCGGCCGTACACGAACCCCGTCAAGGCGCAGAAGGGCGCCGACCCCTGGCTGGAGTACTACAACGGCAACTACTACCTGGTCACCACCTCGTTCACCGGTGTGCTGACCATGCGGAAGTCGCCGACCCTCGCCGGGCTGTCCGTGGCGCCCAGCGTGCAGGTCTGGAGCGACACCACCGCCACGCGCAACACCAATATCTGGGCGCCGGAGCTGCACTTCCTCGACGGCAGGTGGTACCTGTACTACTCCGCGGGGCAGAGCGGTGTCGCCTGCTGCGACTCCCAGCGCACCCATGTCCTGGAGAGCGCGGGCTCCGACCCGATGGGCCCGTACACCTACAAGAACCAGCTCAGCGGCTCGAACCTCACGCCCGGCGGCTGGCTGATCGACGCCAGCGTCCTGAAGCACGACAACAAGCTGTACCTGCTCGGCAGCGGCTTCATCAACGGCAGTACGCAGAGCCTGGTCATCGCGCCGATGAGCAACCCGTACACGCTGAGCAGTTCCACCTTCAGCATCATCTCCAGCCCCACGCTGAGCTGGGAGACCTCGGGCGGCGCTGTCAACGAGGGGCCCGAGCCGCTGTACCACGACGGCCGCACCTTCCTCACCTTCTCCGCCAGCCACTGCCAGACCGCGGACTACAAGCTCGGCCAGCTCGAACTGACCGGCACCAACCCGCTGCTCGCGTCCGCCTGGACCAAGAAGCAGACCCCCGTCTTCCAGCGCAACGACGCTGCCGGTGTATACGGCCCCGGCCACAACGGGTTCTTCAAGTCCCCGGACGGCACCGAGGACTGGATCGTCTACCACGCCAACAACTCCGCGAACGGCGGCTGCGGCAACGGCCGGACCACGCGCGCCCAGAAGGTCAACTGGAACGCGGACGGCACACCGGACTTCGGTACCCCGGCTGCCCTGGGCACCACCCTCCCCGGCCCGTCCGGCGAGACGGCGGCGACCCCGACCGCGTACACGCTGGTGAACCGCAACAGTGGCAAGTGCCTGGACGTCGAGGGCGGCGGCACGGCGGACGGCACCAACATCTTCCAGTGGACCTGCACCGGCGGCGCCAACCAGAAGTGGCGGATCGAGGACCTCGGCGACGACACCAGCCGGCTCGTCAACGTCGCGACCGGCAAGGTCATGGACACCGCGGAATGCTCCACCGCCGACGGCGCCGATCTGCGGCAGTGGTCGTGGCTGAACAACAAGTGCCAGAAGTTCCGTCTCGTGTACACCGCGACCGGTGACCACGTGCGGATCGTCAACGAGAGCACCGGGAAGGTCGCGGACGTCGCCGCCTGCGGTACGGCGAACGGCACCGACGTGCGCCAGTGGAGCTGGCTCAACAACAACTGCCAGCAGTGGCAGTTCAGGCCCACGACGTGA